The genomic stretch agggttacacacaggaattAGAAGtcccctgccagcaaagctggacgcatctgaactggagataatgttatcttgtatttaattgtatcaagtgaggaatgtaaacaaacacttgtCTGACACCacaggctctgctgaacaaagtcagacaatcagaaagcatttctgcttacgttagcagatgaataaagcagttataaataaaatgcaaagtcagctctcagagcaaaaaaaaaagtgtactttgggaacatataatttctaaatgaataataatacttaagcacaaaaacaaatatgataacagtatggcatatacaaagtaggaaaacatgtttttattgaatattatgtcagggttttataccgctttgagAATGTCATGGATAATAAACTGTCTTATGACTATATTAATCCATACTATGTTTTGTTGTTACGTATCTAAGCAATAATAGGCATTGAGTGTACATTGGTCTtgttatatgtatgtttattgtacaaaataaataaaattacttaTGATTACTTGTAATGAGGTAGTGGAAATTAGTGAAGTTGCAATCCTATTAACAATGCAGCTATGGAAGCGATAGCGATTCCCAGTGGAAAATTACCCTAAGCCTCATCTAGTTTACTTTTAATGTGCAATTtgatgtaatataatgtcagaTATAAGgctattaaataaaaaataactaaAGATAAAGCAATATCCAGAAATTATGCTGTAACTGTCCCTAGAAATAAAATAACAATTCTCTTTCTGTGATTTAATGAATGGGTGGGTCTCTCACGAGTTCTGTATCCCCTTAGATAACTTTATACAACCAATAAATACCAATAAcccagcatggaggggctcagtgaagatGGAAatgaaggtgtggaggtgtctgatcggGTCACATGgggcataaaaggagatctgcccggcctcataatccagatatatcctGACTCTATCACTGGGGATCTTGTTGGCTAACGGGATCTCTTTATTGTCATACACCACAGCATACTGATTACCATTCCTGTACAAACCCCAGGACTTGTTATTCATCCCAAACCAtgactgacctcctctcctggctacactggggtaactTAATCCAACTGCCCACATAGCTGATcccccaacatccacttcccagtaatgtcgccctgaggagaatCTCTGGCTGCTCAACACTTGACAATGATCTTGAAATCTCTCTGGTGTTTCTGGGTGATTCTGGTTTCTGTCTGACCAGGAGGCAGTTTTCCTGTCAGCTGATATATGTAGATTATTAccagctgtgtttacatccagGAATATGTCTGCATGctgtatatagatatagatcCCTCCAGATACCCCAGACATGACATCAGctagtcctgtgtgtaatgtgtgtgagatgccggccacatccagatACCCTCCATCATGGAACTGTTTATcatgtctctctctgtcctccgtgtcacacaagtcacctgtgtctgattcctgcaagacagtcagtggatcagtcatgctacacagctcctcaatgtgacgtatcttcctggacagctcctcctTCTTTATTTCCATTTGCCTGACAACGCCTTCATAGGATTTTGCCTGTCTTGTGATGTCACTCAGGACTTTCTTTTCCAGATCTTTCTGACGTCTTCTAAGGTCTCTAAACAGGGCAGTGACTCTCTCTGTTTCACCATctgctttttcttgtgcttttctcctgtattCCTCCACACTCTGGATTATTTTCTTTGGATTTTGTAGCTGTTtcctgaggtctctaaacagggTAGTGACTCTCTCTGTTTCACCATCTGCTTTTTCTTGCACATTCCTCCTGAGATCCTCCAGACTTTGAACTATTTTCTCAGCCTTCTCTGCCTCTACCATGAGTTTCCGCTGATCATTcctcagcttcttcttcttctcctcagaGGCCTCATCCAGTGACAATATCTTATGTCCTACATGTTCACCGATCACATAGCAGGATGCACAAACACAGGCAGCATCCTTAACGCAGTAATACTCTAGGATCTCcttatggacggagcatttcctCTTCCCCAGGTCAGTGGTGGGAGGCAGTAATGTGTGACCTCCTGACTTGTCATGTCTCCGCAGGTGATGATCACACAAGGAGGTCTCACACTGCAGACAGGATTTAGTAGCAGGAACAGGAAACTCACAGTAATTACAGAAGACCCCGGTCTGCTCCTGATCTGTCTCTGTAGCATGAAAAACCTCGGCTATCTGATGTAAAGTagtgttttgtctcagctcaggTCTCCTCCTGTATATACGCTGACATTCTGGACATTTATTTTCTGTTAGATCGTCCCGGAGGTCCCAAGTCTGTGTGATGCAGCCCCGGCAGAAGTTGTGGCCACACGGCAAGGTCACAGGATCTCTATAGATCTCCATACAGATGGAGCAGCGGAGCTCAGCAGTCACATCAGCAGATGCCATTGTCACACCTGGAATCAGAAGACCAAAGGTGAAGTTTTTCCTGTCACATGGCAAGTATTGTTAAGTCTATGATACATTTTCAATTATTAACTTTTATACATTCTGGAAAACATGTAGAGGCATATAGATTATATAGCCGTAAACCAGCTACAGGGGTTATTAGTACCAGGTACAGGGTGTTACTGGTGATAATATTAACTTTAGAATCATGATATTGAAATTGCAAAGTGACTGTATGGATTACCAGCCCAACAGATAGCCCTATAGGATACAATGTACTGTCATTTATCCTAGAAAAAGAACCATAGCAATTTATTGCTATACAGCTAATGCATTTTGACAAGACAAGCTATATTATTTAGACATAATTGTCCTGGTGTTTATCTGTTGTTTGCTCTGCAACTCTACATGAGGTCATTGCAGTAGATGCATGGCATAGTTGCCAGCATGGATGCTCATCATGTATAGCTAGGCTTGCgacgcgtccaataggacgcatgcaagcCTCATTGAAACGCTGGGTGGAGAGCAGCATTATGGGTGATTAACCCAGCCACATCTAGCCgttcagctgcggcaattaaagctaatttgaatcacgagtaaccaccgtggttacccgtgattcaaatgagctttaattgccgcagctgaacGGCTAGATgtagcggggttaattacccataatgctgcTCTCAGCCCAGCGTTTCAATGAGGCTTGCAagcgtcctattggacgcgtcgcaagcctcgctatggagcactACCTTCTTCCGGTTTGAAGGAAGGTGGGAGTGTGCCTTAACAAGGCTTGCAATGCGTCCAATAGGATGCTTGCAAGCTCGTTAAAACGCTGGGCGGagtggcgttctgggtaattaaccctgctGCCATGTGCGAGTCAGCGcacgactgtaaatatattttaacaagctgagaacactgtaacttaacccttagcagtatgcagggatcggcaccagatctgtctatctgtgcccgattcaagcatacgggttgtaaatacaagatactatagaacacaaggtaacgctTTTGGAGGAGTAAGTacaattgtgtatgttcagaaacaggtcataaccgttaaaacaattttaaacgttttaataacaaaaaggaattacacacatttacatacactaacatataaacacaaagcttaaaataaaaggtaataactgtgaaaggtttacttagccgaaatgcagtctgtgtgggaaCAATTCCTCaaataaagtccagttcaaatgcaggcattgatatCAGAGTCCTTGAAACAAAGCTTGTGATGGTGGTCCATGTGCTCTCTGGTCTCCTGGAGCATGTGGGTGAAGATCTTTAGTTGATGGAATTTTGGAGACTAAAATGGTCGCGATGGACCAGACTTTTATAACATCTGACTTAGTGGGCTGTCCTACCtgaaaagtaggtgtgtttacctCCTGCGGAGCATGAGAGGCAGGATTTCTGTACAAGCCTAAAATGACATAATTTACCAATAACCTGTACCACTTCTGTCTGGATTGGCGAACAGCGAATCCGAGGGCAGATTCGTAACCTGCGGCCGATGCTTGATCAAATGACACCAAATAGCAGTAGATTAGCATGTGTGGTCTGCAAGTGATAAATAGCTCTGTAGCCCTAGCAGCAAAgctgtaggagaacagaggcgccagcaggataaaagtggataaaaactttaaaatttgctgggaggaagtggtggacttacctccataaagcagacacgaaagactgtctgaatagtagtcacatttattaattagtaccccaaaacagtgcaacgcgtttcgcactgTTTTcgccactgaggcgctacactggCTATTGCTgacattctgtcttgtccccatgtttatttcctgatgaagcgggctgggcctgcgaaacacgttgcactgttttggggtactaattaataaatgtgactactattcagacagtctttcgtgtctgctttatggaggtaagtccaccacttcctcccagcaaattttaaagttttttccgcttttatcctgctggcgcctctgttctcctactgctataccgtgtccacccctggtggaggggtgatctaccccttttctgatctacagagagcgacttcttatccctgagtaaggacaggtctaatctcctcacctgcctatacagtggttgcctctgtggtaacccatgtttgtgagtataattttctcacgataacctttacttcatttatgcttaacatactacactatattgggctctcggtttctctacactagcAGCAAAGCTGCTAGAAATTGGATGATCTATTAGGCTGATTTTTAGGAAACGGTAAATATATTTGTCTTTTATCTGCAATAAACACATCTTGGATTATTAATAAAGGaagttttgctattgttcaaattaAAATTTTGGCGGGAGGTTTTAACTGCCTTTCAGGGCAATCTCTAGTTACTAGTGGCATGACCATTTGCGCTCACGTATGAAAAAAAATGCTCACGTATGTAAAAAAGCTACGTGTGAATAGCTAGTAAGGAAGTGAAGGGAAGAGGGGCTCTAATTCAGAGTGAAAGGAAAAAAGACATCTGCTGTACATTTAAACAGAAAGTGACATTCTGCTCTGCTTCTAAGAACGATACAGAATCGCTAATCGTCTCAACTTCCGTATTATTCATGACACATGCGTCCCTTTAAAGGatgcccgaagtgacatgtgacatgatgagatagatagccagtttggcctatctggacgagcttccttgtccagataggcactgctgctttccctgcgtggtgcacGCAATCgggcgcgcacccgccgcccgccgctagccccccgatcagtgaatgggaatataattcccattcaccgatctaacttccccgcagaaataccgacgctttctatccagagagcgcggtatttctgcccccaggaaacaactcctctgatttttagttcctggatgtgagatcgttcgcatccaggacttttttcactgtggccatcttgtggccaaatagtaaactgcacccacatacatttttaattaaagaattataTTAATtcacatgtaaaataagcagtttcccaCCCACACTAAaaatcacccacatacatttttaattaaaaaaaaaaattacaataaaaacaaaacaaaaacaacataaatagttacccaagggtctgaactttttaaatatgcacgtcaagagagtaGGTTATTATATTAttgaaaattataagcttataaatagtgatggacgcaaattgaaaaaatgcacctttatttctaaatgaaatatcggcaccataaattgtgataggaacattgtttaaatggtgtaataaccgggacagatgggcaaataaaatacatgagttttaattacggtagcatataataatttcaaactataatggccaaaactgagaaataatgcatttttttcatgtctttcttaatcttcctgttaaaatggttttagaaaaaaataattcttagcaaaatgtactacccaaagaaagcctaattagtggcagaaaaaacaagatatagatcaattcattgtgataagtagcaataaagttataggcgaatgaatgggaggtgaacgttgctcggatgcatgagattttcggcactgcggtgctaaacCGGATAGATGATGTTGagatgcctagcacacaaataactatgctgttgtgAGAAAGCGcaaaggagccgccgccatgagtcagcggcgggcggctccttcagcGCACAGCGGGCatccgcacggagaggcagccgcctcctcgcatcatgaggcggctgcctccgtgcatcagAGTGTGGAGCGTgaggaaaccgccgcgttggacgcggcggttggtACGCggctccccgctgcggagactccgcagagcggggctgggctggctgggacGCATAGTCCCTCAagtttcagagtgacgcgcgcgcgcgcactcagactaAATTTATGACTCttaggggagagtcagctgaccaggcaggtcagctgaccatagctccactccccattggtcagcaatcagggaggtgctgggggacacttaagtgtatatatactgccggctgttcattcttctggtgtctggcgttgcgttcacatacgtgggag from Hyperolius riggenbachi isolate aHypRig1 chromosome 2, aHypRig1.pri, whole genome shotgun sequence encodes the following:
- the LOC137544633 gene encoding E3 ubiquitin-protein ligase TRIM39-like; the protein is MASADVTAELRCSICMEIYRDPVTLPCGHNFCRGCITQTWDLRDDLTENKCPECQRIYRRRPELRQNTTLHQIAEVFHATETDQEQTGVFCNYCEFPVPATKSCLQCETSLCDHHLRRHDKSGGHTLLPPTTDLGKRKCSVHKEILEYYCVKDAACVCASCYVIGEHVGHKILSLDEASEEKKKKLRNDQRKLMVEAEKAEKIVQSLEDLRRNVQEKADGETERVTTLFRDLRKQLQNPKKIIQSVEEYRRKAQEKADGETERVTALFRDLRRRQKDLEKKVLSDITRQAKSYEGVVRQMEIKKEELSRKIRHIEELCSMTDPLTVLQESDTGDLCDTEDRERHDKQFHDGGYLDVAGISHTLHTGLADVMSGVSGGIYIYIQHADIFLDVNTAGNNLHISADRKTASWSDRNQNHPETPERFQDHCQVLSSQRFSSGRHYWEVDVGGSAMWAVGLSYPSVARRGGQSWFGMNNKSWGLYRNGNQYAVVYDNKEIPLANKIPSDRVRIYLDYEAGQISFYAPCDPIRHLHTFISIFTEPLHAGLLVFIGCIKLSKGIQNS